A stretch of Vespa velutina chromosome 8, iVesVel2.1, whole genome shotgun sequence DNA encodes these proteins:
- the LOC124951160 gene encoding cytochrome P450 4C1-like: protein MFTNWITKVVQVNYSSEVSHLNKNYIIPAGSICNVNIYSLHRNPNIWKNPDVFDADRFLVENTKGRNPYSFIPFSAGPRNCIGQKFAMLELKLMVAYILHNFYLEPVDELDEVKMIGDTILCSSKPIRVEFIPIK from the exons ATGTTTACTAATTGGATCACTAAAGTAGTACAAGTAAATTACTCTTCTGAAGTCTCACATTTGAATA agAATTATATAATCCCAGCCGGTTCAATCTGTAACGTAAACATCTATAGCTTACATAGAAATCcaaatatttggaaaaatcCTGATGTTTTCGATGCGGATAGATTTTTAgtagaaaatacaaaaggaCGTAATCCTTATTCCTTCATTCCATTCAGTGCAGGACCAAGAAACTGCATCG GGCAGAAATTCGCAATGCTTGAACTCAAACTTATGGTAGCTTACATATTGCACAATTTCTATTTGGAACCTGTTGATGAACTGGACGAAGTTAAAATGATAGGAGATACTATATTATGCTCATCAAAACCAATTCGTGTCGAATTTATacctataaaataa